GGATGCGCCGCTACTGTTGGTGGGTGATACCGGCACCGGCAAAGACCTGTTGGCACGCGCTTGCCATCTACGCAGCCCGCGCGGGAAAATGCCTTTCCTCGGCCTGAATTGCGCTTCTTTACCCGATGATGTAGTAGAAAGTGAGCTATTTGGCTATGCCGCAGGAGCATACCCCAATGCTGTTGAGGGTAAAAAAGGCTTCTTTGAGCAGGCTAATGGTGGCTCAGTACTGTTAGATGAAATCGGCGAAATGTCGCCTCGCATGCAGATCAAACTGTTACGTTTCCTTAATGACGGAACTTTCCGCCGTGTCGGAGAGGAGCATGAGGTGCATGTGGATGTGCGGGTTATTTGTGCCACCCAAAAGAATTTGGTGGAATTAGTACAGCGTGGCGAATTCCGCGAGGATCTCTATTACCGCCTTAATGTATTGACTATCACTTTACCGCCTCTGCGTGAGCGCCAAGCCGATATCATGCCACTGACAGCACTGTTTGTTGCGCGATTCTCTGACGAACAGGGTGTGCCTCGGCCGAAACTAGCGCCTGAACTGAGTGGTTTTCTGACCAATTATGGTTGGCCAGGTAATGTCCGCCAACTGAAAAATGCGATTTATCGTGCTTTGACCCAATTGGAAGGGGCGGAGTTACGGCCACAAGATATCGTCTTGCCGGAGTTTGAGGTTGAAGCGGCTCTGGGGGATGAAGTGCTTGATGGTTCGCTCGACGATATTAGCAAACGTTTTGAACGCTCTGTTTTAACACGACTTTATCGTAACTATCCCAGCACACGTAAACTTGCCAAGCGCCTTGGTGTTTCTCACACCGCAATTGCCAATAAACTACGTGAATATGGCCTGAGTAGTAAGCGCTCCGCCAGTGATGAAAGTGAAGAAGAATAAGGTGTATAACCCACCTGTAGTTTGACGTATGGCGGGTATAAAAGATAAAACCATAAAAAACGGCTGTTCCTGAGAGGGGCAGCCGTTTGTATTAAACTCTATTTAAACCAAAGTAGTTCGAATTACTTCAGTGCTGCCAGTGCAGCATCATAGTCTGGTTCAGTGGTGATTTCGTTAACCAACTCACTGTAGATAACATTGTCCTGACCATCCAGAATCACGACAGCACGAGCGGTCAAGCCTGCCAATGGGCCTTCAGTAATTGCCACACCGTAAGCTTGTTTGAAATCTGCGCCACGCAAGGTTGACAGCGTCGTCACGTTGCTCAGGCCTTCAGCACCGCAAAAACGTGATTGAGCAAATGGCAGGTCAGAGGAGATACAAAGAACAACGGTGTTCTCAAGTTCGCCAGCCAATTGATTGAATTTGCGTACAGATGCGGCACAAACACCGGTATCAATACTCGGGAAAATATTCAGAACCTTACGTTTGCCCACGAAGCTGCTCAGAGCAACATCAGATAAATCTTTCGCAACCAAAGTAAAATCTTTAGCTTTATCGCCGGGTTGCGGTAGTTGACCTGCAACGGTCACTGGATTGCCTTGGAAATGTACTGTCTGTGTCATTATTTGATCCCTTTTACAGATGTGTAACACGAAGCTCAGTTTAAGGTAACAATAGCGGCTTGGATATGAGAAATTTGCTAAATAATTTAGATTTTACTGACATTAGGTTCTAATACCGACCGTCAACCCCTGAATTCTTCTGAGGAACTATAATGAGAACCCTGCGTTGCTATCCCGAGTCCTGGCCTCTACATTCCGCATTTGTGATTTCCCGCGGAAGCCGTACCGAAGCAAAAGTTGTGGTTGTCGAGATTGAGGAAGCGGGCATTCATGCTTTTGGTGAATGTACTCCATATCCACATTATGGAGAAAGTGAATCTTCTGTGATGGCACAGTTAGCCCTGGTGGCCAGCGCCGTTGAGCAGGGTGTTTCGCGTGAGGGTTTACAACAGTTATTGCCTGCTGGGGCGGCGAGGAATGCGGTCGATTGTGCGTTATGGCAGTTGGAGAGTTGGCAAAAACAACAGAGTTTATGGCAGTTGACTCAGACTGCACCGGTCGCCCATATCTCTATGGCCCAGACTGTCAGTATCGGGACTCCGGAAGCGATGGCGTACAGTGCGAGCGCATTGGTACATCAAGGCGCTAACTTATTGAAAATAAAACTGGATGACCACCTGATTGCTGAGCGTTTGGTGGCAATCCGCAGCGCGGCACCAGAAGTGACATTAATTGTAGATGCCAATGAATCCTGGCAGCCTGAGGGTTTAGCCGCGCGTTGCCAGTTACTGGCAGATTTAGGGGTGGCTATGTTGGAGCAGCCATTACCCGCTGGAAATGATGATTCCTTGCAGAACTTTATTCACCCACTGCCTATTTGTGCCGATGAGAGTTGCCATACTCGCGCTGATTTGGCAGGATTGGTTGGCCGTTATGACATGGTCAACATTAAACTGGATAAAAGCGGTGGGTTAACCGAAGCATTGCTATTGGCCGAACAGGCAAAATCGCTCGGATTTGCCATTATGCTTGGCTGTATGTTGTGTACATCTCGCGCAATACGTGCTGCATTGCCACTGGCTCCAGGTGCCCGCTTTGTTGATCTGGATGGCCCTACGTGGTTGCAACACGATGTCGATGATGGGTTACATTTTTCGACCGGTGCTATTGATTTATCGGCTTAATCCGGTCTGGTGAGTAAGTCTATCAGGGCAGCCAGATAACATTCACTGGCTGCATCGGCAGAGATGGGGGGGAATTCCGCCGTAATACAAGGTAAGCTGATGTCGGCACACCAACTGCCGAATGACCCCGGAGTGGCGTAACCCACATTCGTCACCAGTGGTAAGTTAAAGTTTGCCGCCAACTGTTCCCCCAATGCTGAACTATCAGGGTCTTCAATGCAGGCTAATGGTTCGTGAAAAGAGACTACCCAGCGCGGAGACAACTGCGTAATCAATGCACACAATGCTTGAGTTTCGGGTTCGGAGGCGGCGCACTCTCCAGTCGATAACACCACATCTCTTGCATCCGCCGCACTGTTCCAGCGATATACTGTTTCGCCAGCCTGCCAGTTTTTTGCCGGAAAATTACGATTAAGATCTACGCCATTGGCATTAGCCCGCAGCCCCAATTGGCAACCATCAGGATTGACTGCCAATATCACATGGTGGCGCTGCTGTTCAGGGGAAATGCTACGTAACGCGCAGGAGAGGGCTACAATTGCCGCACTTTCATCGCCATGAGTCCCCGCGATAATTAGCCCGGTTTGCGCTGATGGATTTGCGGCCGCAAAATAGATCAGTGGCGCTCCCAGCAGAGAGGTACCGTAGTGTTGCCCTAAGGTAACCAGATTTCCCCGTGTGGAGCGGGGGCGATATTGACTCATGATATTCTGTTATTCCAAATTATATGCATATTACACCCAACATATCATTTAGCATTATTACTTTGAACCAATTGATCTGCTAGTTTATGTTGATAAGAGTTAGTGACTTTCGCTGAAATGGAACGACAACGAAAAGGTTAATAATTATGCGCTATTTCCGTTATGCATTATGTGCCGTATTGGTGGGGGCAGCGCTGGGCGCGGCAAATGCTGCTGATGTCCCTGCTGGCACTGTATTGGCTGAAAAACAAGAACTTGTTCGTCATATTAAAGATGAGCCTGCGTCCCTTGACCCAATGAAAGCGGTTGGGTTAATCGAAGCTCAGGTTGCCCGTGATCTATTCGAAGGGCTGGTTAACCAGGATTCGCATGGACAGATAATTCCAGGCGTTGCGACAAATTGGAAAACGTCAGATAACCAAACCTATATATTTACGTTACGCAAAGATGCTAAATGGTCGAATGGTGACCCAGTGACCGCACAGGATTTTGTATATAGTTGGCGTCGCTTGGTTGACCCTAAAAGTTTATCTCCTTTCGCCTGGTTTGCCGAGCTGGCTGGCATGGAGAATGCGCAACAGATTATTGCCGGAAAAATGCCACCAGAAACTCTTGGGGTCAGTGCTGTTAATGATTACACTCTCAAAGTCAAACTCAGCAAGCCGGTGCCTTATTTCCCCAGCCTGACTGCTAATTTCAGTTTATTCCCGGTACCATCAACCGTGGTTGAAAAATACGGTAGTGACTGGACTAAAGTCGGTAATCTGGTGGGGAACGGCGCAT
The sequence above is drawn from the Yersinia enterocolitica subsp. enterocolitica genome and encodes:
- the tyrR gene encoding transcriptional regulator TyrR, producing the protein MRLEVFCEDRIGLTRELLDLLVLRGIDLRGIEIDPIGRIYLNFSQLDFSVFSALMMDIRRIDGVTDVRTVSFMPSEREHRSLRALLESMPEPVFSIDLKGNLELANPAARELFSLNEEKVRHKTAGSLLGGYNFARWFDGGETAPHTERVLIDNQDYLMEITPIQLEDENQQSQTVGAVVMLKSTARMGKQLQILSVNDDTEFKQIVATSVKMRQVLDQARKLAMLDAPLLLVGDTGTGKDLLARACHLRSPRGKMPFLGLNCASLPDDVVESELFGYAAGAYPNAVEGKKGFFEQANGGSVLLDEIGEMSPRMQIKLLRFLNDGTFRRVGEEHEVHVDVRVICATQKNLVELVQRGEFREDLYYRLNVLTITLPPLRERQADIMPLTALFVARFSDEQGVPRPKLAPELSGFLTNYGWPGNVRQLKNAIYRALTQLEGAELRPQDIVLPEFEVEAALGDEVLDGSLDDISKRFERSVLTRLYRNYPSTRKLAKRLGVSHTAIANKLREYGLSSKRSASDESEEE
- the tpx gene encoding thiol peroxidase; the encoded protein is MTQTVHFQGNPVTVAGQLPQPGDKAKDFTLVAKDLSDVALSSFVGKRKVLNIFPSIDTGVCAASVRKFNQLAGELENTVVLCISSDLPFAQSRFCGAEGLSNVTTLSTLRGADFKQAYGVAITEGPLAGLTARAVVILDGQDNVIYSELVNEITTEPDYDAALAALK
- the ycjG gene encoding L-Ala-D/L-Glu epimerase encodes the protein MRTLRCYPESWPLHSAFVISRGSRTEAKVVVVEIEEAGIHAFGECTPYPHYGESESSVMAQLALVASAVEQGVSREGLQQLLPAGAARNAVDCALWQLESWQKQQSLWQLTQTAPVAHISMAQTVSIGTPEAMAYSASALVHQGANLLKIKLDDHLIAERLVAIRSAAPEVTLIVDANESWQPEGLAARCQLLADLGVAMLEQPLPAGNDDSLQNFIHPLPICADESCHTRADLAGLVGRYDMVNIKLDKSGGLTEALLLAEQAKSLGFAIMLGCMLCTSRAIRAALPLAPGARFVDLDGPTWLQHDVDDGLHFSTGAIDLSA
- the mpaA gene encoding murein tripeptide amidase MpaA, giving the protein MSQYRPRSTRGNLVTLGQHYGTSLLGAPLIYFAAANPSAQTGLIIAGTHGDESAAIVALSCALRSISPEQQRHHVILAVNPDGCQLGLRANANGVDLNRNFPAKNWQAGETVYRWNSAADARDVVLSTGECAASEPETQALCALITQLSPRWVVSFHEPLACIEDPDSSALGEQLAANFNLPLVTNVGYATPGSFGSWCADISLPCITAEFPPISADAASECYLAALIDLLTRPD